The Xiphias gladius isolate SHS-SW01 ecotype Sanya breed wild chromosome 7, ASM1685928v1, whole genome shotgun sequence genome window below encodes:
- the fxyd6 gene encoding FXYD domain-containing ion transport regulator 6 has product METIFLFLSSLLVCVAAETDPQENEEKVENPFVYDYESLRIWGLAFAVVLFTLGILLILSRRCKCSLNQKPRAPGDEEAQEENLIVSKASAAEKETPAEN; this is encoded by the exons atggaaactatttttctctttctctcttcactcCTGGTGTGTGTGGCTG CTGAAACAGACCCACAGG AAAACGAAGAGAAAGTTGAAAACCCATTTGTTTACG ACTATGAGAGTCTCAGGATTTGGGGACTGGCATTTGCTGTGGTGCTGTTCACACTGGGCATTCTTCTCATCCTCA GTCGGCGATGCAAGTGCAGTCTCAACCAGAAACCCAG GGCCCCTGGAGATGAGGAGGCACAGGAGGAGAACCTGATTGTCTCCAAGG CTTCGGCGGCTGAAAAAGAGACTCCAGCAGAGAACTGA